The genomic segment GACTATTTGAATTCATGCTAGTGAGCTGTTTTGACGTGGATGCACacactttcttgttttcagtCACCGGGTACACTGCTTTGGTGGATTGTCTTTTGCATGATGAAAGTGGCTCTTCATCCAAGATCAATGCAATCAATTATCTCTCCTCACTTGTGCAAAAAGTTATTGTCAATTCTAGGAAGTTTGCCttgatttatttgtgtattttATTCAAAGCAATCATGAACTGGAAACCCAATTTAAAGAGTGGTGATACTATTTTTAGCATCTTCTTAAGTATTTGTGAAAGATTTATTTACAATTAGAATTAAGCTTTTATTATTGCTATACATCTCAATACTTCTGTGATGTTATTGTGAGTTGTCCTcaggcaatttttttaaaatctaacgAATGGTTGTGTACCTTGGTTTTTATCACATAGTTTATCTTTAAAATGGTTGACTGAACTTGTTAAGCAATATTTTGGTTTGTGAATcacttttaaaatgaattatgAAGACATATTTTATCTATTGTATTTCTTATCGAAACTAATCGTTGATTCATTTCCTACCCAGGGCGAGAAAGGCCGATTCACTCTCCATTCAACTCATCCATTTTACCACTACCATGGTAGGAAGTGTCTCTCGGCTTACTACGGCCGTTCACTCTTTGGGGATCAGAGCCATCACAAGTGGTAGTAACATTGGGAGAGGTACTGTTGGCAATTTTGGAGTTGGTTCAGTCAGTGTGGGAGTCAAGTTGCTCGGACAACTAATGGGTTGGAGTGAAAATTCGTCGGATTTGCAGTCCCACTGCCAGGCAAACTGCTCACATGGGGAGTGCTACAACGGAACTTGTTTTTGTGAGGTCGGTACAATATAACGCTTCAATTATCGACGATTTGCTAATATTTATATCCCCATTTTTATATCCATAGATTCAATTTGAAGGGGTTCAGTGCGCAGAACCGAGTGTCGGCTATCATGTTGGTTTTGCAAGTGTTTTCCTTCTAGTTGCGGCGACATCATTGATTCAGTTATTTATCTGTATTCATGCTGAATACGCTCGACTCAAGACACCATCCTTTTTCAAAGCATGCAGGATAACAAACCAAAAGTTTCTatacattttggtttttctagCGGCTCTCTTACGAGGACTATACTTCGCATACCCTGTAATTTATTTTGCGTCACATTTAACATATTCAGCTTTAACATTCTCAGCttctgtttgaaaaattctagGCGTCAACAGATGAATGGTCATCGAGTTTACTCAGTGCGTATTATCCGGTTTTGTTAACCGGAGCATCTTTGATCGTCTGCTTCTGGGCAGAGGTAAGGAAcgcgttttattttatgaatgtGGAAATGCAAACAAGGAAGTCGCGTGCAAACTGACCTTTTGGGCTTGGGCTTTtttgtattcctttttttttaaatattaggTATTCCACCTGCGTGACGTTGAAGAGAGACCGCCCTTCCTATCCAAATCCTTCTTGGGCTTTTTAGCCTTCAACATCATCACGTACAGTTTATTAATTGCAGAACTCGTCATCACCAATACGCAAATCCATTCAGAGGAAGATAAGGTACGGAAGCAGTTTTCTAACCTCAGTCTAAAGTTGATAGAGTCCCCTAGAAAGTTAGAAACCCTTTTAAGGCATGGTCTTTGTTTTGGAAACTCCTATAAAACTGGTTGGAACCATTCGACCGGTTTTTGTGAGAAAGGTCAATGATAAATACtaaaaacccctttttttaaatctgttgCAGAGATTCTTTACCAACGTTTTCAATGGATGTTACGCCATTCTGATGTTTATCgtggttattttctttctaatcTATGGCGTCGAAGTCTATTTCAAGGTTcgtatttgtttgtttactctCCTCAATGTCATTGTTCGGGATTTTGTCTATGTCGCGCGAAGCCCCAAATTTGTCTCTGTTCTGGAAAGTCTAAATTTTCTCTCCACAGGTCCGTGGAGGTTTTTTGCACGAGGGAGAAAGCAGCATTCCGTTGGGGATTATTTCGTTCAAAACCATTTCCTCGTCGTCTTCACCTGCGTGTGTGTCCTCGTTTGCTTCCGCTTCTTCCCCGGATCACGCTGACCACGTTAACGACAAAGAttcagaagaaaaggaagtcaCTGTGCATCTGATGAAAGAAGAGGCAGGCCATTATTCTTTGTTTGTCTCTTGTCCTTGGAATTCTTAATTTATTCCTCACCCTGGGCTTTAAAAGACGTAATTTATTTCCGAATGGTATGTCTTATCAATatgtcttgtttgtttgtttttttctatttgaaggTGATCCATGGACGGAATCCTGTTCCGTTTAGGCAGTCCATCGATACAGCTCAGCTGCACCAGTCACGATTAGGTCTCGTTTCACAAGCTATGATGCTCCTCATCACGGTTTGTTTCCTACTTTCTGAAATCCTTGGAGAATTCTGGAAAAAGAAGGTACCACTAGAGAGTCGCAATGTTTTTGACGTCTTGTTCCGCGTGGTTGAACTCGGCGTTGCTTTATGGTTTCCTTGTGTCCTCTGGAATTGTATGAGGTGAGAAAAGAATTCCAAATTTCTTTACTCGCATGtaataatgtttttctttgaaatggtTAGACCGGATCAGTTATGGATTTTGAATCctaagaaaatattgaagcGACTTGACATTGCTACGTCTCTCGAATTAACATCGCGTAATGCTGAAGACGCTTCGCCCAAAATTCCAGGTACAATATTTCTCGCATTTCTGCTATAATTACAGTTATTCATGCATTCCAAATTAGATGAAAACGGTGACAGGAAAGCCGAGTGCTGGATTTGCTACGATACTGATACTACTGAAGCTGGGTCAATGATCTTCCCCTGCGCTTGCAAAGGCGACGTTGGAGCTGTTCATCACGAATGTCTTAAGCGCTGGCTGATTGAGGTATGAGAGCACAAAAGATATTTATGTAACTTGATTCATTCTACATCGTCATTTGTACAACAGAGCGCCAACAATCCTTCCGCTTTGATTTGCAAAGTTTGCCAGACACCGTATCAAGTAGAAACAAAGGCTCGTTCTTGGAGTCAAATTAACGTTGCCATCACGCCTTGGCATTGGGCTCAGACAGCCGGTCTTGTACTACTCATGTGCGGATCCGTAGGAGGAGCTTGTGCTATTATTAAGTTTTATGAAGACTCGGGTATTCGGCTTTTGGCTGTTAGTGTCGCTCTTCTTATCGTCTATATATGCTGCAGGTAatgctatttttttgttgtcatagttacacgaaataataatttttttgatacATCCTAGATTTTTGGGATTAAACACGGTGATGGCTTATCAGCGGGCCAAAGTTTCAGCTTTTAAGATTGTTAGTACTCGGACCGGGCACGCCTCGGTAAATGAAATGGGTGAGTTTCCGACAGTTCAGGATCTCTCGGTAGACGGAAGGACTCAAGATAGCATATTCAATTCAAGTCGGCCGGCACTGCCAACCATGGAAATGTGAACATTAAGAAACGATCTCGACAGTCGTTCCTCGTCccagtgaaagaaaaaaactcgatAGAATGAGGGAGAGAGAGTCTTTTATGCGTACCTAGTCGCTGCGATACATTTGGCATATACGTTACGTTCCTTCTCTCCCTCACCGCATTTCTTATTAAATCAGTGCGAAATCTTTGTGGAAACGAtagattgttttatttctatctctctctatatattcAATTCGTATTTGGATATGTAATACTGTACCCTATAGTATTGGaaacgattttcttttgttcaaccgtttattattatatattatgtGTACATATGATTCAGAAATGTCTATACTCGGATCGATCGGAGAACGATATAGAAAGAAGCGAGTCATCTACTGGTATCACAAATGTGACGTTTAAGGAGCCTTTTTTTCAGCTGATGGAACATACGCCAGGATTTAATGCCGGTAGCGTGTAAGTTACTGTTAACGACTATCAAGTGAGAAATTCAATCAACCATAATTTTTGTGTCTGTATTCACAAACACTTATATTATCCCGTAATATTCTTTGGGTAGAACGCTAGATTTTTATCACCATTTTTCTTGGAATAATTCGGCGTGATACCGACGCAAACTTTTGTCATCGATTGTAGAAGTtaatcaatacaaaaaaaatactgtaGTCATTCAAGACACATGTATGAACTTCTTATGGACggctcgtaaaaaaaaaaaaccccttcAGCTGTTTTGGcggtgtgtttttttgtggtttaTTAGGTTGCTGGCGTCGTGGAAAGATCTATTGCAGTCGTCACATTTGAATGGCTTCATTCCCGTATGTCTGTTGAGATGCATCTCGAGCGCCTGACGCCttgcaaattttttcccaCAAATTTCGCAGACATATTTTCGCTCATCGGCGTGAGTTTTGGCGTGGCTGTTGCAATTTCCGATGCTAGAAAATGCCTTACCACAAACTGGACACTGGAACGAATTTCAAAACGATAACACtaggtaattattttaatgtcTTTAATGTGAAAGTTACTTGAtaaggtttttctttcgtatgGGTCCGCTGATGCGCGATAAGGTGACTTCTTTTCGAGAATCTAATTTCAAaggtaaaaaactaaaattaatgTATATGTTAAAAACATAGAAACTCTTAATTACCCCATGCCACATTCGTCACATTTCACGGCAAACTGTCCTTGATGGGCCTGTAAATATTTGTCGACAGTTAGATATTTTAGAACTCGTAGAAGTGCACAGTagtcaagaaaacaaattacctTAACGTGAGTTTGGTACAATGATCTCGTGGCAAATGCTTTTTCGCAATGCTCACATTTAAACGGCAAGGCACCAGTACACTTGGGCACGTGCGCGAGCAAGTTGCTGTTGACGTTAAATCGTCGTCCACATGTCTCACACTCGTACGGTTTCTCTCCAGAGTGAATACGTCCATGTGTAGTTAATGCTCCTCGACTGACGAATGCTTTGTCGCAAATCTGACACTTGAATTCACGTGGTCCGTGGTGGATTTTGATGTGGTAGTGGTAGTGCGAGCGACGTTGAAATTGGCGTGGGCACTGTTGACATTGAAGTGGGACAGATCCTGCGTTAGAGGTTCTTTGACCAGCAGTAtggttttcatttgattcttctACTCTGTGAGTTTTCATGTGGCGCTGCAAACTCCGCACATCAGAATAAAATTTCCCACACTCGTGGCAACCATGAGCTTTGATGACTTCTTTATCAATTGTATGCTGTAATGCTTTGTTAGTTTGATCTGGTTCCGTGTTGTTGATGACGACAGGATCCATGACTTTTAGTTGGTGTGCCGGTTCAAATTCCTCGGGAGTtgaaggttgttgttgttgaactaTTCCCGTTGTAGGTAATGGATTTCCCAGTTGGGAGGTAGCATAAGATCCATCGAGGCACAAATTTTGGTTAGTTTCTTCAGGTGGTAAAGTTCCTTGCAGAGAACAGTACTCGGCTTCGTCCTGTTTATCAGAATGTTTGTTATTCTGGTACATGGACTGAATCTGCGTTTGTAAAGACTggacttctttttctaatgACAAGTAACGTTCCaactattaaaataaaaaattttatgattaATTAAACAATAAGAGTCaccgaaaaatttgaattaccaTAAGATCACATTGGGTGCAAAGTAAAACTGACGATTTTGAAATGGGCTCGCCTACAACAGGTTCTAGTTTAATAGCTATGTCAAGTCTAGGGATAAGATGATCGAAATTATTGCACAGCAAACACTGAAGGTCGTCGTCAACCAAATCTTTTGCACGGTCAATATCCCCAAACGAAGtgtcatttaaaatattgtctGGCACATCCTCCAAAATATCTTCATTTTCTATGGGGATCAAGTCTTCACTGGAATACGATTCGGTATATGAAGACGTGTAGCTCGAAGATGAGTCTTCCTCCTGATCTAAATCATCTTCAGATTCTTCAAGTGATTCTTTATCTATTACAGAGCTTTCATCGTCACCGGGCGATTCGGCTGTTTCGCACTTAGAAGCAGGTCGGTCTAACTCAACACACATAAAATCTGTCTCCTTTGCTGATTCTACTGCTGAGGAAGAACACTCTGGCAAAGGCTCTAAGGTGAGTGTTGATGCTTCATCTGGTAGTGCTGTAGTTCTTGCTTCAGGCAATGCATTTGTGATAGGCATAACTGATGAAGAGACTTTACTGCATGCAGGAAGTTGACTAATGTTACCAGTTTCATATGAATATGACCTTTTGGCAGGAGCTGGTTGAGAATTTGAGTTGCTGTTAGGCCACATGGTTTCATGATTCTGCATGTAGAGTGATggtgaataataatttatggGATTGATAGGGGGTTGACTACTTGGATAAACTGAAGGAGAATTTGGATTATAAAATGTCCCATAAAATGCTGATGAATGATGAGAAGGTGGTGGTAAAATTGTTCCATAGTAGCTACTCATACTGCTTTGCTGTGAACCAGCGAGCATTGAGCGATAATAGGGACTTGGGTAATTTGAATacatttgttgtgttgttaGGCAGCTAGAAGGTGATGCCATCGATGGAGGAACTAAATAGTTTCCAGGTGCTTGACTCCCATGATTTCCATCAGCCAAGGGTGAACTAAGAGATGGTTGAGGAGGATAGCACATAGCAACATTACTCGGATAGGGTAGATTAGTTGCGATCTGCATGTTGGTCGGTCGACTGTCCACTGAATCCATTTTGCCTGTATTATTCTCCATGATAAAAACACAAGCAATAACTGGTCTAAATccaactattttaaaaaacaattctcaTGACGAACAACCGAAAACAATTTGGTCATTTTATGTTAATGTAAACAGTCGACGGCGCCATCTGACGTCTACGCTTTCCAACTTCCAagatatttgacttttttttgcaaagtAGAAAAACCACGGAATCATTGATtggtatttttctgaatttccaTACTCATTATTAACTTCctaatttcaattattagttccatacacaaaaaattaaaccatATTTTTGAATCGGTGATTCCACAACTGCCATTTAGAAACACCCTCACTGAGGTCACGTGACTTCCCCACCTTATTTCTTCCGCCATTGCATTGTTTTGGTTcgtttattgtttatttttcctccaaTTTAATATGTCCTATAGTTACTCGTACCATTTGCAAGTCTAAAAATGCCATCACATCGGCGTGACAATAAAGAGGTAGAAATCATTgcatctttatatttttcaaatatatatcTGCACAATATACATTAGTTTTGTGTAAcaaatttctgattttatgcatatttttaaaagtttggttggaataattttttttgtaacagcAAATGAAATCTGCAATTtctaaatgtaaataaatattgtttttgtttctggtGTAGCTTTAGTCTTCTTCtattatttacttaatttattATAGTATTTAACAAACTATGCTGTCATTACTTAAATATTCCTATTTCGTTACAGTCATCCACAGTACgagaaagcagcagcagcagttctgatgatgatgatcccAGGAAAAACCATCTTCAATCAAGTGCGTTAAAAATACGACTTTCTTTCAACCCCAGGTAGTTGATTGGTGTttgtttggtaaaaaaatttattgcctTATTGGTTTTACTCTGTGTTTTTGTTAACAAAGAATTTCAGAAATTCTTGTAGCATgtagcattttttttacatactCATGTTTGTGCTTATTATCAGTTACAGGGCTGGGATGTCTAGATTAGAGCCTTCACCAGGAAGAGATTCATATCCACCAATTAACTTTTGCTCCCGTCTCAGTGAAGATAGCCACCAGACAGCACAGATGTCATCTTCAAGACCATCTGCAGCTCATACTTTTCCTGTACCAACTCCTAACACCGCCTGGAGCCGACGACACTCAAATCCCACAGAAACTGCATCACCGCCTCCACGCGATCGTTCATTTCAATGTCGGGAATGTGGACGTGCCTTTTACGATGGCAGTCGGTTGAGAACTCATCTGCGTATTCATTCCGGAGAGCTCCCCTTCGAGTGCGGGTTTTGCTTCAAATCCTTCATAAGCAAGTACCGACTCGATCGCCATCAGCTTATTCACTCAGGAACAAGAGCTTTTAGATGTGAAGTATGTGGACAGACTTTTGTAACCAAAGACAAATTAAGTCGTCACCACGTAATTCACACCGGAGAACGATTAAGTTGTGACCAATGCGATAAGACTTTTTCTCGGAGAGACAAACTCTCTAGACATCGATTAACGGTTCACTTTCCTAAGGCTAGCTAATTATGATTTAATTGTCGTTTGAGTATTTCAACTCATCTAAAAGCcttattaaattatattttttttcgtgaatcaGTCAACTGTGGTACACATTTCGGTGAATGAATCAGTGTCAAGTAACGCTCTCTTATGTGTGATATATTGGCCTGAATGCTGTCCCATCAAAATCATTCCCATCTACTGGTTGACGATGTCaagaacatttaaaataagtttAACTGGCATAAGCGTACTTCCCTGTGCAGCCTTAAAAATAAGGCTCTGTATTTAATTGGATATATCAGTGAAATACAAAGACgatattcttaaaaaaatggtgCAAAACTATGCGCTGTTTAAGTATGTGTGATTTCAGGGAAAACTGATTTTTGGCTTCAACTTGCTTACCTTTACTTATTTATCCATGCGCCATCTCTACCTTTTACTCCTCtttttgagaaataaaaaaaaacgaaatgagaAGAAACGTGTGTTAAATATCTTAGTATTTTATCGTTCTAGGAATTAATAGAATAAATTAATCCAGATGATTCTGTATTAACCTATTTACCTGGCGACAAACAGCAGAGCTGTAGCGAATCctcaatttgattgattgaatatTATAACTCTGCAAGCAGTCACAAGTTCGCCAATCAGGATTCAGAAGTGCTAACTGCTAAATGTAAAGTAAGAGGACGGAGATGTTTTCTCcagagtctatagctctggtttTCTCTAATGagtattataatttttaacaaattgctGTTTAAAGACGACTTGTAGATTTAGTAAAAATtaaggccttttttttcatctgaTTTTGACAATTACTTCAATCGCGAAATAAACGCGTAAAAATGTTATTAGCACCACTGTCAAATCAACAGGTATTAGCGTATTTCGACAGTTATTTTGAACGGCGTGAGACCCTACTGGTGAAAAAGTGACGTCTCGTGTAAAGTGATATTGATATTGTCATAAAATGTTACACATGGTAATGACGTCAAATGATTTCATCACTCCCAGGTCCCAGCAGACACAACGGCCCGTtcgtattttcaaaattttattgctaGTTGTAAACACGAATTTTCGATCATGTCATAGTGATTAATTTAGTGCCACCATACAATTTTTTACTGAATTAGTTAGTTCCTTATTATAATCAACAAATTTATATCACAAGTCTTCGGCAATTGAAACGTGCAACATAATCTATGCACATGCCCAGCATTTCAGTCTCAGTTAGAATGCTGACTCTCACTTATTGAGCAAGTTGAACAACATCTGCTAAACTGTAGTGAGTGATGAAATCACATGAACTTCCCCTTT from the Daphnia pulex isolate KAP4 chromosome 1, ASM2113471v1 genome contains:
- the LOC124199002 gene encoding uncharacterized protein LOC124199002 isoform X1, whose protein sequence is MVGSVSRLTTAVHSLGIRAITSGSNIGRGTVGNFGVGSVSVGVKLLGQLMGWSENSSDLQSHCQANCSHGECYNGTCFCEIQFEGVQCAEPSVGYHVGFASVFLLVAATSLIQLFICIHAEYARLKTPSFFKACRITNQKFLYILVFLAALLRGLYFAYPASTDEWSSSLLSAYYPVLLTGASLIVCFWAEVFHLRDVEERPPFLSKSFLGFLAFNIITYSLLIAELVITNTQIHSEEDKRFFTNVFNGCYAILMFIVVIFFLIYGVEVYFKVRGGFLHEGESSIPLGIISFKTISSSSSPACVSSFASASSPDHADHVNDKDSEEKEVTVHLMKEEVIHGRNPVPFRQSIDTAQLHQSRLGLVSQAMMLLITVCFLLSEILGEFWKKKVPLESRNVFDVLFRVVELGVALWFPCVLWNCMRPDQLWILNPKKILKRLDIATSLELTSRNAEDASPKIPDENGDRKAECWICYDTDTTEAGSMIFPCACKGDVGAVHHECLKRWLIESANNPSALICKVCQTPYQVETKARSWSQINVAITPWHWAQTAGLVLLMCGSVGGACAIIKFYEDSGIRLLAVSVALLIVYICCRFLGLNTVMAYQRAKVSAFKIVSTRTGHASVNEMGEFPTVQDLSVDGRTQDSIFNSSRPALPTMEM
- the LOC124199002 gene encoding uncharacterized protein LOC124199002 isoform X2 yields the protein MVGSVSRLTTAVHSLGIRAITSGSNIGRGTVGNFGVGSVSVGVKLLGQLMGWSENSSDLQSHCQANCSHGECYNGTCFCEIQFEGVQCAEPSVGYHVGFASVFLLVAATSLIQLFICIHAEYARLKTPSFFKACRITNQKFLYILVFLAALLRGLYFAYPASTDEWSSSLLSAYYPVLLTGASLIVCFWAEVFHLRDVEERPPFLSKSFLGFLAFNIITYSLLIAELVITNTQIHSEEDKRFFTNVFNGCYAILMFIVVIFFLIYGVEVYFKVIHGRNPVPFRQSIDTAQLHQSRLGLVSQAMMLLITVCFLLSEILGEFWKKKVPLESRNVFDVLFRVVELGVALWFPCVLWNCMRPDQLWILNPKKILKRLDIATSLELTSRNAEDASPKIPDENGDRKAECWICYDTDTTEAGSMIFPCACKGDVGAVHHECLKRWLIESANNPSALICKVCQTPYQVETKARSWSQINVAITPWHWAQTAGLVLLMCGSVGGACAIIKFYEDSGIRLLAVSVALLIVYICCRFLGLNTVMAYQRAKVSAFKIVSTRTGHASVNEMGEFPTVQDLSVDGRTQDSIFNSSRPALPTMEM
- the LOC124198986 gene encoding zinc finger protein 383-like translates to MENNTGKMDSVDSRPTNMQIATNLPYPSNVAMCYPPQPSLSSPLADGNHGSQAPGNYLVPPSMASPSSCLTTQQMYSNYPSPYYRSMLAGSQQSSMSSYYGTILPPPSHHSSAFYGTFYNPNSPSVYPSSQPPINPINYYSPSLYMQNHETMWPNSNSNSQPAPAKRSYSYETGNISQLPACSKVSSSVMPITNALPEARTTALPDEASTLTLEPLPECSSSAVESAKETDFMCVELDRPASKCETAESPGDDESSVIDKESLEESEDDLDQEEDSSSSYTSSYTESYSSEDLIPIENEDILEDVPDNILNDTSFGDIDRAKDLVDDDLQCLLCNNFDHLIPRLDIAIKLEPVVGEPISKSSVLLCTQCDLMLERYLSLEKEVQSLQTQIQSMYQNNKHSDKQDEAEYCSLQGTLPPEETNQNLCLDGSYATSQLGNPLPTTGIVQQQQPSTPEEFEPAHQLKVMDPVVINNTEPDQTNKALQHTIDKEVIKAHGCHECGKFYSDVRSLQRHMKTHRVEESNENHTAGQRTSNAGSVPLQCQQCPRQFQRRSHYHYHIKIHHGPREFKCQICDKAFVSRGALTTHGRIHSGEKPYECETCGRRFNVNSNLLAHVPKCTGALPFKCEHCEKAFATRSLYQTHVKAHQGQFAVKCDECGMGFSKRSHLIAHQRTHTKEKPYQCPVCGKAFSSIGNCNSHAKTHADERKYVCEICGKKFARRQALEMHLNRHTGMKPFKCDDCNRSFHDASNLINHKKTHRQNS
- the LOC124199068 gene encoding zinc finger protein 397-like isoform X2, whose amino-acid sequence is MPSHRRDNKESSTVRESSSSSSDDDDPRKNHLQSSALKIRLSFNPRAGMSRLEPSPGRDSYPPINFCSRLSEDSHQTAQMSSSRPSAAHTFPVPTPNTAWSRRHSNPTETASPPPRDRSFQCRECGRAFYDGSRLRTHLRIHSGELPFECGFCFKSFISKYRLDRHQLIHSGTRAFRCEVCGQTFVTKDKLSRHHVIHTGERLSCDQCDKTFSRRDKLSRHRLTVHFPKAS
- the LOC124199068 gene encoding zinc finger protein 397-like isoform X1; translated protein: MPSHRRDNKESSTVRESSSSSSDDDDPRKNHLQSSALKIRLSFNPSYRAGMSRLEPSPGRDSYPPINFCSRLSEDSHQTAQMSSSRPSAAHTFPVPTPNTAWSRRHSNPTETASPPPRDRSFQCRECGRAFYDGSRLRTHLRIHSGELPFECGFCFKSFISKYRLDRHQLIHSGTRAFRCEVCGQTFVTKDKLSRHHVIHTGERLSCDQCDKTFSRRDKLSRHRLTVHFPKAS